The proteins below come from a single Pseudochaenichthys georgianus chromosome 14, fPseGeo1.2, whole genome shotgun sequence genomic window:
- the LOC117458624 gene encoding F-box only protein 40-like, with the protein MSDRTRASRVRQHVHCDSCYSRRCRARVEVSVCCAVIPCRLLCGAVFHLCKEEDHLLCPNVRVPCLNAGFGCPLHMPRSSQAAHLQVCPASLVCCSMEWIRWPIDETNPHSEIALQENVLKESEGQEQPLDLAMALVDQTDLYERLEMNPIYPELMEAEEEEKEKKEEAAMGGFVNSDTDTATNEESNSCGSNVVEQNGLGQISGPFKGTYNLCDMMFSMERGGCAAAQANQDNPEQNPKPEEKDTEKKEAAADTGQTGHAPWQEGVMERLRNELTPQEFNMYMVHHGSMLLAFGKIKACTPREDDFVYGSLEPIPVQTLHSFKIPDSYHYSGRRVHYYDSTRPPSEPRSVDTSDLKVDEEDWFSDEAAVTLLGYAEIEVRGHKISESIAADGLYVDVGTFPMHTPTETCC; encoded by the exons ATG AGTGATCGTACTCGAGCCTCCAGGGTGAGACAGCATGTCCACTGTGATTCCTGCTACAGTCGGCGCTGCAGGGCTCGGGTGGAGGTCTCTGTTTGCTGCGCTGTCATCCCCTGCCGCCTGCTCTGTGGAGCTGTCTTCCACCTGTGCAAAGAGGAGGACCACCTGCTCTGCCCCAACGTGAGGGTGCCCTGCCTCAACGCTGGGTTCGGCTGCCCGCTCCACATGCCTCGCTCCTCACAGGCAGCTCACCTCCAGGTGTGCCCTGCCAGCCTGGTGTGTTGCTCCATGGAGTGGATCCGGTGGCCGATTGATGAAACAAACCCTCACAGCGAAATAGCCCTGCAGGAGAACGTGCTGAAGGAAAGTGAAGGGCAGGAGCAGCCTCTAGACCTCGCCATGGCCCTGGTGGATCAGACAGACCTTTATGAACGCCTGGAAATGAATCCTATCTATCCAGAGTTGATGGAGgcagaagaggaggagaaggagaagaaagAAGAGGCTGCAATGGGAGGGTTTGTTaacagtgacacagacacagctACTAATGAAG AAAGCAACTCGTGTGGGAGTAATGTTGTTGAACAGAACGGATTAGGGCAAATCTCAGGCCCCTTCAAAGGGACATACAACCTGTGTGACATGATGTTCAGCATGGAGAGAGGCGGCTGTGCTGCTGCTCAGGCAAACCAAGACAATCCCGAACAAAACCCAAAGCCCGAAGAGAAGGACACAGAGAAAAAGGAAGCGGCTGCAGACACAGGTCAAACAGGACACGCCCCGTGGCAGGAGGGGGTGATGGAGCGTCTGAGGAACGAGCTCACCCCGCAGGAGTTCAACATGTACATGGTGCATCATGGCAGCATGCTGCTTGCCTTCGGGAAAATCAAGGCCTGCACACCAAGGGAGGACGATTTTGTCTACGGCAGCCTGGAGCCAATTCCAGTCCAGACCCTGCACTCCTTCAAG ATCCCCGACAGCTATCACTACAGTGGGCGGAGGGTTCATTACTATGACTCGACTCGACCTCCGAGCGAGCCCCGCAGTGTGGACACATCGGACCTCAAGGTCGATGAAGAGGACTGGTTCAGTGATGAAGCTGCCGTCACCCTGCTGGGCTACGCTGAGATAGAGGTCAGGGGTCACAAG ATCAGTGAGTCCATTGCCGCCGATGGGCTTTATGTGGATGTAGGAACGTTCCCAATGCACACTCCTACAGAAACATGCTGCTaa
- the LOC117458845 gene encoding F-box only protein 40-like, with the protein MSDRTRASRVRQHVHCDSCYSRRCRARVEVSVCCAVIPCRLLCGAVFHLCKEEDHLLLCPNVRVPCLNAGFGCPLHMPRSSQAAHLQVCPASLVCCSMEWIRWPIDETNPHSEIALQENVLKESEGQEQPLDLAMALVDQTDLYERLEMNPIYPELMEAEEEEKEKKEEAAMGGFVNSDTDTATNEESNSCGSNVVEQNGLGQISGPFKGTYNLCDMMFSMERGGCAAAQANQDNPEQNPKPEEKDTEKKEAAADTGQTGHAPWQEGVMERLRNELTPQEFNMYMVHHGSMLLAFGKIKACTPREDDFVYGSLEPIPVQTLHSFKIPDSYHYSGRRVHYYDSTRPPSEPRSVDTSDLKVDEEDWFSDEAAVTLLGYAEIEVRGHKISESIAADGLYVDVGTQTHSFRKAPFKAKTTLAEAMVDRPLKLLLQLQSERVSGRNTRAGCAFTFLCGHTFHRREFATHFRNVHSDIQTSLSGWFEQRCPLSYLGCTFSQKRFRPSTHNATVSYNQHLRIFNLRPTLAASEGDTSQSSRSSEDPSTTQRKRGGRKGGDGEDSLSILPFEVLCHMASFLDSLSLSQLALVSQLMRQVSSSLLQERGMVTLRWEKKTYSHGGAKWRAKPVWEFSHLFSSVESWHMADVPPISAHLKVCPYYKTSLSIEPVPLPSISDKQECKKERLSLVNQVTGSNWQY; encoded by the exons ATG AGTGATCGTACTCGAGCCTCCAGGGTGAGACAGCATGTCCACTGTGATTCCTGCTACAGTCGGCGCTGCAGGGCTCGGGTGGAGGTCTCTGTTTGCTGCGCTGTCATCCCCTGCCGCCTGCTCTGTGGAGCTGTCTTCCACCTGTGCAAAGAGGAGGACCACCTGCTGCTCTGCCCCAACGTGAGGGTGCCCTGCCTCAACGCTGGGTTCGGCTGCCCGCTCCACATGCCTCGCTCCTCACAGGCAGCTCACCTCCAGGTGTGCCCTGCCAGCCTGGTGTGTTGCTCCATGGAGTGGATCCGGTGGCCGATTGATGAAACAAACCCTCACAGCGAAATAGCCCTGCAGGAGAACGTGCTGAAGGAAAGTGAAGGGCAGGAGCAGCCTCTAGACCTCGCCATGGCCCTGGTGGATCAGACAGACCTTTATGAACGCCTGGAAATGAATCCTATCTATCCAGAGTTGATGGAGgcagaagaggaggagaaggagaagaaagAAGAGGCTGCAATGGGAGGGTTTGTTaacagtgacacagacacagctACTAATGAAG AAAGCAACTCGTGTGGGAGTAATGTTGTTGAACAGAACGGATTAGGGCAAATCTCAGGCCCCTTCAAAGGGACATACAACCTGTGTGACATGATGTTCAGCATGGAGAGAGGCGGCTGTGCTGCTGCTCAGGCAAACCAAGACAATCCCGAACAAAACCCAAAGCCCGAAGAGAAGGACACAGAGAAAAAGGAAGCGGCTGCAGACACAGGTCAAACAGGACACGCCCCGTGGCAGGAGGGGGTGATGGAGCGTCTGAGGAACGAGCTCACCCCGCAGGAGTTCAACATGTACATGGTGCATCATGGCAGCATGCTGCTTGCCTTCGGGAAAATCAAGGCCTGCACACCAAGGGAGGACGATTTTGTCTACGGCAGCCTGGAGCCAATTCCAGTCCAGACCCTGCACTCCTTCAAG ATCCCCGACAGCTATCACTACAGTGGGCGGAGGGTTCATTACTATGACTCGACTCGACCTCCGAGCGAGCCCCGCAGTGTGGACACATCGGACCTCAAGGTCGATGAAGAGGACTGGTTCAGTGATGAAGCTGCCGTCACCCTGCTGGGCTACGCTGAGATAGAGGTCAGGGGTCACAAG ATCAGTGAGTCCATTGCCGCCGATGGGCTTTATGTGGATGTAGGAACGCAGACGCACTCGTTCCGCAAGGCTCCGTTTAAAGCGAAGACGACCCTGGCGGAGGCGATGGTGGACCGGCCGCTGAAGCTCCTTCTCCAGCTGCAGTCAGAGAGAGTGAGCGGCAGGAACACCAGAGCCGGCTGTGCCTTCACCTTTCTCTGCGGACACACCTTCCACCGCAGAGAGTTCGCCACACATTTCAG GAACGTCCACAGTGACATCCAGACGAGTCTGAGTGGATGGTTCGAGCAGAGATGCCCCCTATCATACCTGGGATGCACCTTCAGCCAGAAGAGGTTTCGGCCCTCCACACATAATGCCACCGTCTCCTACAA TCAGCATCTCAGGATTTTCAACTTGCGTCCGACACTCGCAGCCTCAGAAGGTGACACCTCCCAGTCGTCCAGGAGCTCAGAGGACCCCTCCACCACtcagaggaagagaggaggtCGGAAAGGGGGAGATGGAGAAGACTCTCTGAGCATACTGCCCTTTGAGGTGCTTTGCCACATGGCCAGTTTCCTGGACAGTCTGTCTCTGTCCCAGCTGGCTCTGGTGTCCCAGCTGATGAGGCAGGTGAGCTCCTCTCTGCTGCAGGAGAGAGGCATGGTCACCCTCCGCTGGGAGAAGAAGACATACTCACATGGAGGAGCCAAGTGGAGGGCCAAACCT GTATGGGAGTTCAGTCACTTGTTTTCCTCAGTGGAATCATGGCATATGGCAGATGTCCCTCCAATATCTGCACACCTCAAAGTCTGCCCTTACTATAAGACCTCTCTGAGCATTGAGCCTGTCCCCCTGCCCAGCATCAGTGACAAACAGGAGTGCAAGAAGGAGAGGCTTAGCCTCGTCAACCAAGTCACAGGAAGCAATTGGCAATACTGA
- the LOC117458625 gene encoding TLC domain-containing protein 2-like: MFNVLSCFGLALTSRLYVGYSVVSLLIEINSVFLHIRQLLLLSGRRNRTDTTTPRPSVTYSVTSWLTLVTMFVFRVCTVSWMTRWLVAHSEHMPRFVLTMGATGLSLISIMNVVLLYRLIRADFISNTHNTSGDL; encoded by the exons ATGTTCAAC GTGCTGTCCTGTTTCGGTTTGGCCCTGACGTCCCGCCTCTACGTGGGTTACTCTGTGGTGTCGTTGCTGATTGAGATCAACTCGGTCTTCCTTCACATCCGACAGCTCCTCCTCCTGTCAGGACGGAGGAACAGGACGGACACCACCACCCCTCGCCCGTCTGTGACCTACAGCGTGACCAGCTGGCTCACCCTGGTAAC GATGTTTGTGTTTCGTGTCTGCACGGTGAGCTGGATGACCCGCTGGCTGGTAGCTCACAGTGAACACATGCCTCGCTTCGTCCTGACGATGGGGGCAACGGGCCTGAGCCTCATCTCCATCATGAACGTGGTGCTGCTGTACAGACTGATCAGGGCCGACTTCAtcagcaacacacacaacaccagcGGGGACCTTTAG
- the LOC117458937 gene encoding coiled-coil domain-containing 92B-like yields the protein MDAGELEQQVASVERGITFLKQEHLAMLAGLQLEITHLKRRCHELSCELDSRFPDRSTEVEEAELVARCEAAVHLLEEQQCMMVAARGELRVGRARASALGRNLREEERHFLEELKRRSHKITLLSRELQCQNVTTTTLCHELHTARLKLFQQRQSTESGAEGEEEPRGKEEEEEEDEGEEDDDYEGAGSDWLLSPPPPASPDQQEARHKRRVSLREERVRACVPQERVTSPQRPHSMPDPTLFLVPLRFRLLRLNRPNRTQDGEAVEDEWEDIDDSRMHRRVDMGAGEGETAL from the exons ATGGATGCTGGGGAGCTGGAGCAGCAGGTGGCCAGTGTGGAGAGAGGAATCACCTTCCTGAAGCAGGAGCACCTGGCCATGTTGGCCGGTCTGCAGCTGGAGATCACACACCTGAAGAGGCGCTGTCATG AGCTGAGCTGTGAGCTGGATTCCAGGTTTCCTGACAGAAGCACAGAAG TGGAGGAAGCAGAGCTGGTAGCACGCTGTGAGGCTGCCGTGCATCTCCTGGAGGAGCAGCAGTGCATGATGGTCGCTGCACGTGGGGAGCTGCGAGTGGGTCGGGCTCGGGCATCAGCACTGGGCAGGAACCTGAGGGAGGAAGAGCGGCATTTCCTGGAGGAACTGAAACGTAgaagccacaaaatcacgctgCTGAGTCGTGAGCTGCAATGCCAAAACGTCACCACCACGACCCTCTGCCACGAGCTCCACACTGCACGCTTAAAACTGTTCCAGCAAAGGCAGAGCACGGAGTCTGGtgcagagggagaggaggaaccCAGGGgcaaggaggaagaagaagaggaggatgaaggTGAGGAGGATGACGATTATGAAGGGGCGGGCTCAGACTGGCTTCTGTCTCCACCTCCTCCAGCCTCTCCCGACCAGCAGGAAGCGAGACACAAGAGGCGGGTCAGCCTGCGGGAGGAGAGGGTCAGAGCATGTGTCCCGCAGGAGAGAGTGACTTCCCCCCAAAGGCCTCACTCCATGCCCGACCCCACCCTCTTCTTGGTGCCGCTTAGATTCCGCCTCCTTCGCTTGAACCGACCAAACAGAACGCAGGATGGAGAGGCGGTGGAGGACGAGTGGGAGGACATAGATGACAGCAGGATGCACAGGAGGGTGGACATGGGAGCAGGAGAGGGAGAAACTGCTCTGTGA